GCACCGTGGCGCTGAACAGGAAAGTCTCCTGCGGCACGAACCCGATCTTGCGCCGCAGCGTTTCCAGCGGGATCTCGCGGATGCGCCGCCCGTCGATCAGGACCGAACCCTGCGCCGCGTCATAGATGCGCGGGATCAGGCTCACCAGGGTGCTCTTGCCCGACCCCGTCGGTCCCACCACCGCCAGGCTGCTGCCCTCCGGGATCGTCAGGTTGATGTCGCGCAGCACCGGCGTCCCGTTGTACGAGAAATTCAGGTTTCGGAACTCGATTTGCCCGTGGATCTCTTGCAGGGCGAACGCCCCCGGTCCCCCAGACTCGTCCACGATCTCCGGCTGCTCCGTCAGGATCTCGTTGATGCGCCCCAACGACGCCGTGCCCCGCTGGAAAATGTTGATCACCCAGCCCAGCGCGATGATCGGCCAGGTCAGTTGCATCATGTAGGTCAGATAGGCGGCGAACCCGCCGACCGTCATTCGCCCCATCACCGTCTGCCGTCCGCCCAGCCAGAACACCAGGATGAACGCCAGACCCAGCATGGTTTCCAGCGTGGGCCAAAGCATGCCCATCAAGCGGATCAGCGGCAGGCTGCGGTTCACGTACTCGCGGTTGGCCGCCTCGAACGCGCTGATCTCGGAGTTCTCCTGCACGTACGCGCGCACCACCCTCACGCCGGAGAAATTCTCCTGCGCGCGCGCCGAGATGTCGGAGAACATGGCCTGGATCCGCTCGAACTTTTCGTGGATCTGTCGTCCGAAGTACTGCACCACGACCGATACCACCGGCAGCGGCGCGAACGCCCACAGCGTCAGCTTCGGGCTGAGGGCCCACATGAAGAACAGCGCCCCCGCCGTGAACACAATGGTGTTCGCCGAGTACATGATGGCGGGGCCCAGCAGCATGCGTACCGCGTTCAGGTCGTTGGTGGCGCGCGCCATGATGTCGCCCGTGCGCGTCCGCTGGTAGTAGGAATACGAGAGCGATTCCAGGTGCTTGAACAGGTCGTTGCGCAGGTCGTACTCGATCTCCCGCGAGATCCCGATCACCACCCACCGCGTCAGGAACTGGAAGATGCCCTTGGCCAGCGCCACCCCGACCAGCAGCAGGGAATAGGTGAGCAGCTTCTCCCGGGTCACCTCGGTGTTCAGGCTGTCCACTGCCCGCTTGATCACCTGCGGGAACAGGATCCAGATGCCGTTGTTCAGCAGCACGCAGAGCGTGCCCGCCACATATCCCCAGCGGTATCTCCACAGGTACGGCTTCAGCGGTCCCATCGATTTCAGCATTTTGTCGGATTTCCCGGACCTTCCTCGATCTGCTTAGATGACCGGATCAGGGAGGCAGTTACAAAAGAGAATCTTCTTCCGATCCCGGCGATCTCCAGCTCCCGGCGATCCCCCGATCGTTTAGGTGGGCACCTTCAGCAGCAGGTACCCGCCCGCCATGGCAAAGATCACATCCGGTGACCACGCAGCCAGCGCCGGGGGTAGCTGATTGACGTTCCCCAGCGCCTCAAACAGGCTTGCGCCGACCCAGTACACGATGGCGATGCCGATCCCCATGGCCACACCGGTGAGTGCCCCGCGCCTGCCCAGCCCCAGCGCGAAGGGAAGTGCCAGCAGCGCCATGACGAACGTGATGATGGGGAACGCGAACTTCTTGTGCAACTGCACCCGCAGGCGTACCGTCTCGAACCCGCTCTGCTGCAGGTCCTGGATGTAGCGGTTCAGCTCGTCGTAGTTCATCTCCGACGACTGCTTCACTTCTTTCTTGAAGTAGGTCGGCGGCTCGTCCATCTCGTCGAAGGTCCGGGCGTCGAACCTGCGGAACTCCTCGATCGCCGGCCCATGGAAGCTGCGCGTCCAGCCCTGCT
This genomic stretch from Terriglobia bacterium harbors:
- a CDS encoding ABC transporter ATP-binding protein/permease, whose product is MLKSMGPLKPYLWRYRWGYVAGTLCVLLNNGIWILFPQVIKRAVDSLNTEVTREKLLTYSLLLVGVALAKGIFQFLTRWVVIGISREIEYDLRNDLFKHLESLSYSYYQRTRTGDIMARATNDLNAVRMLLGPAIMYSANTIVFTAGALFFMWALSPKLTLWAFAPLPVVSVVVQYFGRQIHEKFERIQAMFSDISARAQENFSGVRVVRAYVQENSEISAFEAANREYVNRSLPLIRLMGMLWPTLETMLGLAFILVFWLGGRQTVMGRMTVGGFAAYLTYMMQLTWPIIALGWVINIFQRGTASLGRINEILTEQPEIVDESGGPGAFALQEIHGQIEFRNLNFSYNGTPVLRDINLTIPEGSSLAVVGPTGSGKSTLVSLIPRIYDAAQGSVLIDGRRIREIPLETLRRKIGFVPQETFLFSATVRENIAFGTEEASEEQVRAAAEAANIAADIEGFPEKYDTMVGERGITLSGGQKQRAAIARALVRDPRILVLDDALSSVDTYTEEKILNQLREIMRGRTTIFISHRVSTVRNADRIAVLHGGRIVEYGTHDELLARNGYYTELYNKQLLEEELEIV